A single window of Methylomarinum sp. Ch1-1 DNA harbors:
- the rpsK gene encoding 30S ribosomal protein S11 produces the protein MATQNRSKKRIKKEVADGIAHVHASFNNTIITITDRKGNALSWATSGGSGFRGSRKSTPFAAQVAAEKAGSVAQEYGMKNLDVMIKGPGPGRESAVRSLNNLGFKISNIIDVTPIPHNGCRPPKKRRV, from the coding sequence ATGGCAACTCAAAATCGTTCAAAAAAACGGATAAAAAAAGAAGTCGCTGACGGCATCGCGCACGTGCATGCTTCTTTTAATAACACTATCATCACAATTACCGACAGAAAAGGCAATGCTTTATCTTGGGCCACCTCAGGCGGCTCGGGTTTTCGTGGTTCACGGAAAAGCACTCCCTTCGCTGCTCAGGTGGCTGCTGAAAAAGCGGGTTCAGTTGCCCAGGAATACGGCATGAAAAATCTTGACGTCATGATCAAGGGGCCAGGACCTGGTCGTGAATCTGCTGTTCGTTCTTTGAACAATCTGGGTTTTAAAATTTCAAATATTATTGACGTGACTCCGATACCCCATAACGGATGTCGTCCCCCTAAAAAACGCCGCGTTTAA
- the rpmJ gene encoding 50S ribosomal protein L36, which yields MKVRASVKKICRSCKVIKRNGVVRVICKDGRHKQRQG from the coding sequence GTGAAAGTTCGCGCATCTGTTAAAAAAATTTGTAGAAGTTGTAAAGTTATTAAAAGAAATGGTGTTGTACGTGTCATCTGCAAAGATGGACGGCACAAGCAGCGTCAAGGATAA
- the rpsQ gene encoding 30S ribosomal protein S17 — protein MSENTEKLRTLRGRVISNKMDKTISVLVERRVKHPVYGKIVRRSTKFLVHDEQNQCNEGDTVSITSCKPLSKNKSYRMVEILERPN, from the coding sequence ATGAGCGAAAATACAGAGAAATTGCGTACCCTAAGAGGTCGTGTCATCAGCAATAAAATGGATAAAACCATTTCTGTGCTTGTGGAAAGAAGGGTAAAGCACCCTGTATACGGCAAGATTGTCAGACGTTCGACAAAATTCCTGGTTCATGATGAGCAGAACCAATGTAACGAAGGCGATACCGTTTCAATCACTTCATGCAAGCCATTATCGAAAAACAAATCGTATAGAATGGTAGAGATACTTGAAAGACCTAACTAA
- a CDS encoding CYTH domain-containing protein, which yields MPLEIEHKFLLLNDDWRQQIEKSVHYKQGYLSSTKQNSIRIRVSDQQAWINIKSAVIGTHRHEYEYEIPLQEANEMLDELCHKPLIEKKRHFVHYDKHLWEIDEFMGENAGLIVAEIELSDLDETFKKPSWVGQEVTHDLRYYNNNLCKSPYKDWGVTP from the coding sequence ATGCCCCTTGAAATCGAACATAAATTTTTATTGCTCAATGACGACTGGCGGCAGCAGATTGAAAAATCCGTCCATTACAAACAAGGTTATCTGAGCAGCACCAAACAGAACTCAATCAGGATTAGAGTTTCCGACCAGCAAGCATGGATTAACATCAAAAGTGCAGTAATAGGCACGCATCGACATGAATATGAATACGAAATCCCGCTGCAGGAAGCCAATGAAATGCTTGATGAGCTGTGCCATAAGCCGCTGATCGAAAAGAAACGTCATTTTGTCCACTACGACAAACATCTGTGGGAAATAGACGAATTCATGGGAGAGAATGCTGGCCTGATTGTCGCCGAAATCGAATTGTCCGACTTAGATGAAACATTTAAAAAACCCAGCTGGGTCGGCCAAGAAGTCACCCACGATTTGCGTTATTACAACAACAATCTTTGCAAATCACCTTACAAAGACTGGGGTGTAACACCCTAA
- the rplF gene encoding 50S ribosomal protein L6, translating to MSRIANAPITIPSGVDVKLDGSNMTVKGKGGQLSYDIHDGVDVEINDNVIQIKWDDSVKNAKAQAGTTRASINNMVTGVSAGFEKKLTLIGVGYRAQVQGSKLTLSLGFSNPVIYEVPQGIAVEAPSQTELVVKGSNKQQVGQVASEIRAFRPPEPYKGKGVRYADEYVARKEAKKK from the coding sequence ATGTCTAGAATAGCGAATGCCCCAATTACGATTCCTTCCGGTGTGGACGTAAAGCTGGATGGAAGCAACATGACTGTCAAAGGAAAGGGTGGACAGTTATCTTATGATATTCATGACGGTGTCGATGTCGAAATCAACGATAACGTTATTCAAATAAAATGGGATGATTCGGTAAAAAATGCCAAAGCCCAGGCCGGAACTACGAGAGCTTCGATCAATAACATGGTTACTGGCGTATCGGCAGGCTTCGAAAAGAAACTGACTCTGATAGGTGTGGGCTATCGCGCCCAGGTTCAGGGCAGCAAGCTGACTTTATCATTGGGTTTTTCCAACCCTGTTATCTACGAAGTGCCTCAAGGCATCGCCGTAGAAGCGCCTAGTCAGACAGAATTAGTCGTCAAAGGCAGCAATAAACAACAGGTAGGTCAGGTGGCATCAGAAATCAGAGCTTTCCGTCCTCCAGAGCCTTACAAAGGTAAAGGGGTCCGATATGCTGATGAGTATGTTGCTAGAAAAGAAGCCAAGAAGAAGTAG
- the rpsD gene encoding 30S ribosomal protein S4, translating to MARYLGPTCKLSRREGTDLFLKSRGKSLEGKCKLEQRPGQHGTKRTRSSDYALQLRAKQRIRRIYGVLEKQFRNYYQAADMKKGATGQNLLDLLESRLDNVVYRMGYASTRAEARQLVSHKAILVNEQITNIPSYQVQAGDVIKIREKAKKQQRIVDSLTVTEQYGFPSWVEVNVKEMSGTFKSLPDRADLGADINEQLVVELYSK from the coding sequence ATGGCAAGATATCTTGGACCGACTTGTAAGTTAAGTCGTAGAGAAGGAACCGATTTATTTCTGAAAAGCAGAGGTAAGTCGTTAGAAGGCAAATGTAAGCTGGAGCAGCGACCAGGTCAACATGGTACCAAACGTACCCGCAGCTCTGATTACGCGTTACAGTTGCGTGCAAAACAAAGAATACGCAGAATCTACGGCGTTCTAGAAAAGCAATTCAGAAATTATTACCAGGCCGCCGACATGAAGAAGGGTGCGACTGGTCAAAATTTGCTTGATCTGCTGGAGAGTCGCCTTGATAACGTCGTTTACCGAATGGGTTATGCCAGCACGCGCGCTGAAGCTAGACAGTTGGTTTCGCATAAGGCAATTTTGGTTAACGAGCAAATCACCAATATTCCTTCCTATCAGGTTCAAGCGGGCGACGTAATCAAAATCAGAGAGAAAGCTAAAAAACAGCAACGCATCGTCGATTCATTGACTGTTACCGAGCAATATGGTTTTCCTAGCTGGGTTGAAGTCAATGTAAAAGAGATGAGCGGCACTTTTAAATCGTTGCCGGATCGTGCTGATCTGGGCGCCGATATAAATGAGCAGCTGGTCGTAGAGCTTTATTCTAAATAA
- the rplQ gene encoding 50S ribosomal protein L17, giving the protein MRHRKSGRQLNRNSSHRKAMFSNMAVSLIRHELIKTTLPKAKELRSVAEPLITLSKQDTVAKRRQAFSKLRDREVVTKLFNELGPRYQDRPGGYMRIIKCGYRAGDDAPMAYVELVDRPEVEELSEEE; this is encoded by the coding sequence ATGAGACATCGTAAATCTGGTAGACAGTTAAATAGAAATAGTAGTCATAGAAAAGCCATGTTCAGTAACATGGCGGTATCGTTAATCAGACATGAGCTGATCAAAACGACATTACCTAAGGCCAAAGAGCTGCGTAGCGTTGCTGAGCCTCTGATTACCTTATCCAAGCAAGATACCGTCGCTAAAAGACGTCAAGCTTTCTCCAAGCTTCGTGATCGCGAGGTGGTAACTAAGCTTTTCAATGAATTAGGGCCTAGATACCAAGACAGACCGGGTGGTTATATGAGAATCATCAAATGCGGTTATCGAGCCGGCGATGATGCGCCTATGGCCTATGTCGAATTAGTCGACAGACCGGAAGTTGAAGAGCTCTCCGAAGAAGAATAA
- the rpsM gene encoding 30S ribosomal protein S13, with translation MARIAGINVADHKHAEIALTAIYGVGRQTAKDICKEVGIEPSVKIKDLAEEQLESIRKVISGMTVEGDLRREVSMNIKRLMDLGCYRGIRHRRGLPLRGQRSRTNARTRKGPRKPIRK, from the coding sequence ATGGCACGTATTGCCGGAATAAACGTAGCAGATCATAAGCATGCAGAAATAGCTTTAACTGCAATTTATGGTGTAGGGCGTCAAACTGCAAAAGATATTTGCAAAGAAGTAGGTATTGAGCCTTCAGTGAAGATAAAAGATTTGGCTGAGGAGCAATTGGAGTCTATCCGTAAGGTGATATCTGGCATGACTGTTGAGGGGGATCTTCGTCGAGAGGTTTCCATGAACATAAAGCGACTGATGGATCTGGGCTGCTACCGTGGTATCAGGCACCGTAGAGGCTTGCCGTTAAGAGGACAGAGAAGCAGAACCAATGCTCGTACTCGTAAAGGTCCTCGTAAACCCATTAGAAAATAA
- the rpsN gene encoding 30S ribosomal protein S14: MAKKSMIAREEKRAKLVSKYEAKRKALKEIIRDPNSSFEDKENAQVKLQKLPRDSSTARLRNRCNLTGRPHGYYRKFGLSRNKLREATMRGDVPGLTKASW, translated from the coding sequence ATGGCTAAAAAATCAATGATTGCGCGTGAAGAAAAGCGCGCAAAATTAGTCAGCAAATATGAAGCAAAAAGAAAGGCTCTGAAAGAAATTATCAGGGATCCTAATTCATCATTTGAAGACAAAGAAAATGCTCAAGTAAAGCTGCAAAAACTGCCGAGAGACTCCAGTACGGCAAGATTACGTAATCGTTGTAATCTGACTGGGAGACCTCACGGTTATTACAGAAAATTCGGACTTAGCCGTAACAAACTGAGAGAAGCGACCATGCGTGGCGATGTTCCTGGTTTGACGAAAGCTAGTTGGTAA
- the rpsH gene encoding 30S ribosomal protein S8 has protein sequence MSMTDPIADMLTRIRNGQAAGKKSVKLPSSKVKVAIAKVLKEEGYINDYSTETKGSHTEMTIELKYYNGLPVIEKVKRVSRPGLRIYKSKDELPKVLGGLGIAIVSTSSGVMTDRAARAIGHGGEVICTVC, from the coding sequence ATGAGTATGACTGATCCAATTGCAGACATGTTGACCAGAATTAGAAATGGTCAGGCTGCAGGAAAGAAAAGCGTGAAATTACCTTCTTCTAAAGTTAAGGTTGCGATCGCAAAAGTATTAAAAGAAGAAGGCTATATAAATGACTACAGTACTGAAACTAAAGGTAGTCACACTGAGATGACAATCGAGTTGAAGTACTACAACGGCTTGCCGGTCATAGAGAAAGTTAAACGTGTCAGCAGACCTGGCTTACGCATCTATAAATCAAAAGATGAGCTGCCTAAGGTATTGGGCGGGTTAGGTATCGCTATCGTTTCAACATCCAGCGGTGTCATGACCGATCGTGCCGCACGTGCCATTGGGCATGGTGGCGAAGTCATTTGTACTGTCTGCTAA
- the rplR gene encoding 50S ribosomal protein L18, translating to MDKKSSRLKRALRQRKKIKQLGVNRLTVHKTSQHIYAQILSADGTATVASAATTQADVKGVVNGTGNIAAATEVGKQVAQKALAAGVTEVAFDRSGFKYHGRVKALADAAREAGLKF from the coding sequence ATGGATAAAAAATCATCTCGATTAAAACGTGCGTTAAGGCAACGTAAAAAAATAAAACAGCTAGGTGTCAACAGGTTGACTGTACATAAGACATCGCAACATATCTATGCCCAGATTTTGAGTGCGGACGGTACGGCGACCGTAGCGAGTGCGGCGACGACACAAGCCGACGTGAAGGGTGTGGTAAACGGCACGGGCAATATAGCTGCGGCGACGGAAGTCGGTAAACAAGTTGCGCAGAAAGCGCTGGCGGCTGGCGTTACCGAAGTTGCATTCGATCGTTCAGGTTTTAAGTATCATGGTCGTGTTAAGGCATTAGCGGATGCTGCACGTGAAGCTGGATTGAAGTTCTAG
- the secY gene encoding preprotein translocase subunit SecY: protein MANRMGGFSELRSRLLFVLGAFFVYRVGAHIPVPGIDPKALAIMFEQQSGSILDMFNMFSGGALMRLSLFALGIMPYISASIIMQLMTVVIPSLEQIKKEGESGRRKISQYTRYGTVVLATFQAIGISIALQNQTAGGLPVVINPGIGFVIITTVTLVTGTIFLMWLGEQVTERGIGNGISLIIFAGIVSGLPSAIGGTLELARTGEMNAAFIILLFLIAVAVTALVVFVERGQRRIIINYPKRQQGRRMYAGQSSFLPLKLNMAGVIPPIFASSIILFPATIAGWFGNAEGFTWLQDVSTVLSPGQPVYVLFYATAIVFFCFFYTALVFNSKETADNLKKSGAFLPGIRPGAQTTAYIDKVMTRLTLIGAFYITLVCLLPEFLIVYWNVPFYFGGTSLLIIVVVVMDFISQMQTHLMSHQYDGLMKKANLKK from the coding sequence ATGGCGAATAGAATGGGCGGGTTTTCAGAACTTAGATCAAGATTGCTTTTTGTTCTTGGAGCTTTTTTCGTATATAGAGTGGGTGCTCATATTCCCGTGCCTGGGATCGATCCTAAGGCGCTGGCGATCATGTTCGAACAGCAGAGTGGTTCCATTCTGGATATGTTCAATATGTTCTCCGGTGGCGCCTTGATGAGGTTGAGTCTGTTCGCGCTAGGGATCATGCCATATATCTCCGCATCGATCATCATGCAGTTGATGACCGTTGTTATTCCGTCTCTTGAGCAAATTAAGAAAGAAGGCGAATCCGGTCGACGCAAAATTTCGCAATATACGCGTTATGGCACCGTGGTATTGGCTACCTTTCAGGCCATCGGTATCTCGATTGCCTTGCAAAATCAAACTGCGGGCGGCTTGCCAGTCGTCATTAATCCTGGTATCGGCTTCGTCATCATCACGACTGTGACTTTGGTGACCGGTACGATCTTCTTGATGTGGTTAGGCGAGCAGGTCACTGAGCGCGGCATCGGGAACGGGATTTCGCTGATTATTTTTGCCGGTATCGTGTCAGGGCTGCCTTCAGCGATTGGTGGAACTCTGGAATTAGCGAGGACCGGTGAGATGAACGCTGCGTTCATCATTCTTTTGTTCCTGATTGCGGTCGCGGTGACCGCGTTAGTGGTCTTTGTCGAGCGTGGACAGCGTAGAATCATCATCAATTACCCTAAACGCCAGCAAGGCCGAAGGATGTATGCCGGGCAAAGCAGTTTTCTGCCTTTGAAATTGAATATGGCGGGTGTGATCCCCCCAATTTTCGCCTCTAGCATCATTCTGTTTCCAGCGACGATTGCTGGATGGTTTGGTAATGCCGAAGGGTTTACTTGGTTGCAGGATGTTTCCACCGTGTTGTCTCCGGGGCAGCCGGTTTATGTGTTGTTCTATGCAACGGCCATCGTGTTCTTCTGCTTCTTTTACACCGCTCTCGTGTTCAATTCGAAAGAGACGGCGGATAACTTGAAGAAATCTGGCGCTTTCTTGCCAGGCATCAGGCCCGGTGCGCAAACGACGGCTTATATCGATAAGGTCATGACCCGACTGACGTTGATCGGTGCGTTTTATATTACTCTGGTTTGTTTATTGCCCGAGTTCTTGATTGTTTATTGGAACGTGCCTTTTTATTTTGGCGGGACTTCATTGTTGATTATTGTAGTTGTAGTGATGGACTTCATCTCGCAAATGCAAACTCATTTGATGTCACACCAGTATGATGGTCTGATGAAAAAGGCCAATCTTAAAAAGTAG
- the rplO gene encoding 50S ribosomal protein L15: MYLNSIQSAYGSRKKSKRVGRGIGSTLGKTCGRGHKGQKSRSGGFHKVGFEGGQMPLQRRLPKVGFTSRIKKYTAEVRLNELDKLSGDVIDLAALIEANLIPAISKKAKIIKSGEVSKAVTVKGLAVTAGAKQSIEAAGGKVEE, translated from the coding sequence ATGTACTTAAATAGTATTCAGTCTGCCTACGGTTCACGTAAGAAGTCTAAAAGAGTCGGCCGCGGCATCGGTTCGACCCTGGGCAAAACCTGTGGTAGAGGGCACAAAGGCCAGAAATCACGCAGTGGTGGTTTTCATAAGGTCGGTTTTGAAGGTGGTCAGATGCCATTGCAACGCCGTTTGCCTAAAGTCGGCTTTACCTCCAGGATTAAGAAATATACTGCCGAAGTCAGATTAAATGAGCTGGATAAGTTGTCTGGCGATGTCATCGATCTAGCGGCATTGATCGAAGCGAACCTGATTCCGGCCATTTCAAAAAAAGCCAAGATCATTAAATCAGGCGAAGTGAGTAAGGCTGTTACCGTCAAGGGTCTGGCTGTAACTGCTGGCGCTAAGCAATCTATCGAAGCGGCAGGCGGCAAAGTAGAGGAATAA
- the rplE gene encoding 50S ribosomal protein L5: MARLETEYKEKIIPALQEQFGYKSVMEVPHLTKITLNMGVGGAVVDKKVLQSAIADMEKIAGQKAIVTLARKSIAGFKIRDDMPIGCKVTLRRDRMYEFLDRLINISIPRIRDFRGMSPKSFDGRGNYSMGVKEQIIFPEIDYDKIDTIRGMDISITTTAKTDEEGKALLKLFNFPFKN; this comes from the coding sequence ATGGCTAGACTAGAAACTGAATACAAAGAAAAAATAATCCCAGCACTGCAAGAGCAGTTTGGATACAAATCGGTTATGGAAGTGCCTCACTTGACCAAAATCACTCTCAATATGGGAGTGGGCGGCGCTGTCGTAGATAAAAAAGTATTGCAATCGGCAATTGCCGATATGGAGAAAATCGCCGGTCAAAAAGCCATCGTCACGTTGGCGAGAAAATCGATCGCCGGTTTCAAAATTCGTGATGATATGCCGATAGGCTGTAAGGTGACATTGCGTCGTGACAGAATGTATGAATTTCTGGATCGTTTAATTAATATTTCAATCCCTCGAATCCGCGATTTTCGCGGAATGAGCCCTAAAAGCTTTGATGGGCGTGGAAATTATTCAATGGGTGTCAAAGAGCAAATCATTTTCCCGGAAATTGATTATGACAAAATTGACACGATACGCGGTATGGATATTTCCATCACAACAACAGCGAAAACCGATGAAGAAGGTAAAGCGTTGTTAAAGCTTTTTAATTTTCCATTTAAGAACTAA
- the rplN gene encoding 50S ribosomal protein L14, translating to MIQMQTNLDVADNSGAKRVMCIKVLGGSHRRYAGIGDVIKVSVKDAIPRGRVKKGEVYNALVVRTRKGVRRPDGSVIRFDGNAAVILNANLQPLGTRIFGPVTRELRGDKYMKIISLAPEVL from the coding sequence ATGATTCAGATGCAAACTAACCTTGACGTCGCCGACAATAGCGGTGCAAAAAGGGTCATGTGTATCAAGGTTTTAGGCGGCTCGCACAGGCGCTACGCGGGAATTGGGGATGTGATCAAGGTAAGTGTTAAAGATGCAATACCTCGCGGCCGTGTAAAAAAAGGCGAAGTTTATAACGCGCTGGTAGTTAGAACACGCAAAGGTGTGCGCAGACCGGATGGATCAGTCATTCGCTTTGATGGTAACGCGGCTGTGATTTTGAACGCCAATCTTCAGCCATTGGGTACCCGTATTTTTGGACCGGTGACACGCGAGTTAAGAGGTGATAAATACATGAAAATCATTTCATTAGCTCCTGAAGTATTATAG
- a CDS encoding DNA-directed RNA polymerase subunit alpha, with protein sequence MQNSIAGLLKPQLVEVVSQTANHSRIVIEPLEKGFGHSLGNALRRVMLSSIPGCAVTEVEIEGVLHEYTTMEGVHEDVIDVLLNLKKLAVILHSKDEVTLNLTKSGPGPVTAGDITLPHDVDIVNKDLVIAHLTQEGKININLKVERGRGYVSANVRKERLESIPVGTLMVDASFSPIEKVAYQVDSTRVEQRTNLDKLIIELETNGTVDPEETIKLAATILHDQLSVFVDFEKVNEQVIEEEPVNEPEFDPILLRPVDDLELTVRSANCLKAENIFYIGDLIQRTEVELLKTPNLGKKSLTEIKDILAIKGLSLGMRLENWPPENLADQSQAGM encoded by the coding sequence ATGCAGAATTCAATTGCTGGCTTATTAAAGCCTCAACTTGTTGAGGTGGTGAGTCAGACAGCAAATCATTCAAGAATTGTCATCGAGCCCTTAGAAAAAGGTTTTGGTCACTCCTTGGGGAATGCTTTAAGACGCGTTATGCTGTCATCTATTCCAGGTTGCGCAGTCACCGAGGTCGAGATAGAGGGCGTGTTGCATGAATACACGACCATGGAAGGTGTTCATGAAGACGTCATCGATGTTCTTCTTAATCTGAAGAAACTTGCTGTGATCCTGCATTCCAAGGATGAGGTGACGTTAAATTTGACGAAAAGCGGTCCGGGTCCGGTGACGGCAGGCGATATTACTCTTCCTCATGATGTTGATATCGTGAACAAAGACTTGGTCATCGCTCACCTGACTCAGGAAGGTAAAATCAATATCAATTTAAAAGTGGAGCGTGGCCGCGGCTATGTATCTGCAAATGTTAGAAAGGAACGCTTAGAGAGCATTCCTGTCGGCACATTGATGGTTGATGCCTCTTTTAGTCCGATCGAAAAAGTCGCTTATCAAGTCGACAGTACACGCGTCGAGCAGCGTACGAATCTCGATAAATTGATAATCGAATTAGAAACCAATGGCACCGTCGATCCTGAAGAGACGATTAAGCTAGCGGCAACGATATTGCATGATCAATTGTCTGTGTTTGTTGATTTCGAAAAAGTTAATGAGCAGGTGATTGAGGAAGAGCCGGTCAATGAGCCCGAATTCGACCCAATTTTGCTGCGTCCTGTCGATGATCTGGAGTTAACTGTCAGGTCTGCAAATTGTTTGAAAGCTGAAAATATTTTCTATATTGGAGATTTGATTCAGCGTACTGAAGTTGAGTTGTTAAAGACTCCAAACTTGGGAAAGAAATCTTTAACTGAAATTAAGGATATCCTTGCCATTAAAGGTCTGTCCTTAGGGATGCGTCTCGAGAATTGGCCGCCTGAGAACTTGGCAGATCAATCCCAAGCTGGAATGTAA
- the rplX gene encoding 50S ribosomal protein L24: MQKIKQGDEVVVLTGKDKGKQGKVTKILTNNKVLVQGVNQVKKHQRGNPNAGVAGGIVDKEMPIAISNVGLYNPETKKADRVGFKFLEDGKKVRYFKSTNEVVDA; the protein is encoded by the coding sequence ATGCAGAAAATAAAACAAGGCGATGAAGTTGTCGTGCTGACCGGTAAAGACAAAGGCAAGCAAGGCAAAGTAACAAAAATCCTGACTAACAATAAAGTGCTGGTTCAGGGCGTCAATCAGGTAAAGAAACATCAGCGCGGCAATCCAAATGCCGGCGTAGCGGGCGGTATCGTCGACAAGGAAATGCCGATCGCTATATCGAATGTTGGCTTGTACAATCCTGAGACTAAGAAGGCGGACCGAGTTGGCTTTAAGTTTCTAGAAGATGGAAAGAAAGTCAGATATTTTAAATCCACCAATGAAGTTGTTGATGCATAA
- the rpmD gene encoding 50S ribosomal protein L30: protein MAEKKLSVTMTKSKIGRLKSHQACLKGLGLRKIRQTVEVIDTPENRGMINKVSYMLNVEEV from the coding sequence ATGGCTGAAAAAAAATTAAGCGTAACGATGACCAAGAGTAAAATTGGTCGATTAAAGAGTCATCAGGCCTGTTTAAAGGGTTTGGGCCTACGTAAAATTCGTCAAACAGTAGAAGTTATTGACACACCAGAGAATCGTGGGATGATCAATAAAGTTTCATACATGTTGAATGTTGAGGAAGTTTAA
- the rpsE gene encoding 30S ribosomal protein S5 encodes MATAPSQGSTDGLQEKLVSVRRVAKVVKGGRVFGFTALTVVGDGEGRVGYGVCKAREVPIAIQKSLEQARKNMKKVALKGDTLQYSIMSNTGAAKVYMQPASEGTGIIAGGAMRAVFEVVGVHNVLAKCIGTQNPINVVRATIDGLAGMHDAKSIAAKRGLTVEEITG; translated from the coding sequence ATGGCAACAGCACCATCTCAAGGTAGTACAGACGGATTACAGGAAAAATTAGTTTCTGTTCGACGTGTAGCAAAGGTAGTCAAAGGCGGTAGAGTATTCGGTTTTACCGCGCTGACCGTGGTCGGTGATGGCGAGGGTCGTGTGGGATATGGCGTCTGTAAGGCGCGTGAAGTCCCTATCGCGATCCAAAAATCATTGGAGCAAGCGCGTAAAAACATGAAAAAAGTCGCTTTAAAAGGCGATACTTTGCAGTATTCCATCATGTCAAACACAGGCGCAGCAAAAGTCTATATGCAGCCCGCATCGGAAGGTACCGGTATTATCGCGGGGGGTGCGATGCGCGCGGTATTTGAAGTAGTTGGCGTACATAACGTATTGGCTAAATGCATCGGCACACAAAACCCTATCAATGTTGTTAGAGCGACGATCGATGGCCTTGCGGGTATGCACGATGCGAAATCCATTGCGGCTAAGCGTGGTTTAACCGTCGAAGAAATAACCGGATAA
- the fdxA gene encoding ferredoxin FdxA: MTFVVTENCIKCKFTDCVDVCPVDCFHEGPNFLVIDPEECIDCTLCEPECPANAIFAEDEIPADQEKFTALNAELAQEWPTITEVKDALPDADEWNGKPGKAELLER; the protein is encoded by the coding sequence ATGACCTTTGTAGTCACTGAAAATTGTATCAAATGTAAATTTACCGATTGCGTCGACGTATGTCCGGTCGATTGTTTTCACGAAGGACCAAACTTCTTAGTCATCGACCCGGAGGAGTGCATCGACTGTACATTGTGCGAGCCTGAGTGCCCTGCCAATGCGATTTTTGCCGAAGATGAAATTCCTGCCGACCAGGAAAAATTCACTGCATTAAACGCCGAATTAGCGCAAGAATGGCCGACCATCACCGAAGTCAAGGACGCGCTGCCCGATGCCGACGAATGGAATGGGAAACCGGGCAAAGCCGAGCTACTCGAACGCTAA